A segment of the Bacillus sp. es.034 genome:
AAGGGGTAAAGCTGTATACGAATGATGGTCTGAAAGAAGTACTGCCGGAGAATACGTTAAAACTCGACAGCGGTGAAACGTTACAGTCAGACTTCATCCTTCTTTCAGTCGGAGTGAAACCCCGGAACGAACTGGCGAAGGATGCCGGTTTATCAATCGGGGAATCAGGAGGGGTCGTCAGCAATGAGTTCATGCAAACCGCCGATGATTCCATTTATGCAGTCGGGGATGTCGTCGAGTCCATCGACTTCGTTGACGGTACGCCGAAACAAGTACCCCTTGCCTGGCCGGCTCATCGGCAAGCCTACATCATTGCAAAGCATTTATCAGGGGACCCTATTCCTTTCAAGGGGATGCTCGGGACGGCGATCGCCAAAGTATTCGATCTTTCCATCGCTTCAACGGGTCTCGGAGAGAAAGACTTAAAGGAAAAAGGCTATACTTATCAAACCGTCGTGCACGAAGGAAAGTCCCACGCCGGCTACTACCCCGGGGCTCATGACGTATATGTCCGCGTCCACTTCTGTCCTGAGACCGGTAAGATTTTCGGGGGGAATGTAGTAGGCGGTGAAGGTGTCGATAAACAAATCGATATCCTGGCCACTGCCATCTACGGCGGACTCTCGGTCACCGATCTCCAGGAAATCGAGACGTGCTACGCCCCTCCCTTCTCTTCACCTAAGGGATTGTTGAATATGATTGGATATAAAGCTGCGGGGTTATTGAAAAAGAAATGATTACAGGCAGGCTTCTCTTGGGAGGAGCCTGCTTTTTTTGTTGGGTGATTTTATTTGCTTATTAATCATGTAAATCGTACTGAATCGCTTATTTTGAGGTGGATAAATTTGTTAATTGGCTGGATTATGTTTCAGAACGGCTGGATTTTCTGTGAAATCGGCCGGATTTTTCATTGTATCGGCTGGATTCTAGCCAAAATCGGCCGGATTTTCGATTAAGACCGACCACATCTCCCTTCAATTTCATCCAACCTCTTCTCACCATCCTCTAAAAAACACGTTAATAATTATTTTTTCCGGGTAAACACTATCTTAAGATAACCTAAACCCTTAAAGGAGTGTTTTCATTGTCTCAACAACAACAAAACCAGAAACAGACTTTTCCCCCTCAGCACCAGGATCATCAGCCTGGTACGGTGGATGAAATGAACCCCCAACCCATTCATACGGATCAAAACTATAAAGGCAGTGGCAAGCTGGATGGAAAGGTCGCACTCATTACAGGAGGCGACAGCGGGATCGGACGGTCGGTTGCCTGGTACTTCGCACGGGAAGGCGCACATGTAGCGGTTTCGTATTTGGACGAGCATGAGGATGCGAATAAAACGAAGGAACTTGTAGAAGCAGAAGGCGTCAGATGCATCCTGTTACCAGGTGATGTGGGAAGTTCGACTTTCTGCAAAGATATCGTGAGTAAGACGATATCCGAGTTCGGGAAACTTGATATCCTCGTAAACAACGCTGCTGAACAACACCCTCAAGCAGGGCTTACGGATATTAGCGATGAACAGTTGGAGCGTACATTCAAAACGAATATCTTCTCCATGTTCTATTTGACACGGGCTGCCCTCCCTCATCTGAAGAAGGGAGCCTCGATCATCAATACGGCTTCGATCACAGCATATAAAGGAAACAAGGATCTGATCGATTACTCTTCCACCAAAGGGGCCATTGTAAGTTTCACTCGTTCACTGGCTGAAAACATTGCCGCAGATGGCATCAGGGTGAACGGGGTCGCGCCAGGACCGATCTGGACTCCGTTGATACCATCGACATTCAGTTCACAAAAAGTGTCGGAATTCGGAGCGAATACACCCCTTGGACGGGCGGGACAGCCGTTTGAGTTAGCACCTGCCTACGTATATCTTGCCAGTGATGATTCAAGCTACGTGTCGGGACAGATGATTCATGTGAATGGCGGTACCGTCATCAACGGATAAGACAAAAAGCGACTGAAGTTTATGGCTCTCTTCTTTTGAAGGGGAGTCCACACTTCAGTCGCTTTTTATTATGACTTCACTTTACGTTCACCGCAGGTACACCGGGTCACAAGATGATGAGGAACAATGATCCTCTTGATCGGTTCTTTCGGATTCTCTATTTTTTGAATCAGGCTTTTTGCAGCCTCATTCCCAAGATTATAAATATTGATATCCACAGATGTTAGAGGGGGTCTGGACATTTCCGCCAGAAGTACATTATTGAAGCTGACAATGGATATGTCTTCCGGTACACGAATGCCCATCTCATCCAAAGTGTTCAAGACTCCAAGCGCCATCAGATCATCGGCTACGACCAGGGCAGTCGGGGGATCTTCCAGCTGCATGAGCTCTTTAATGGCTTCACGTCCCCCTTCCCGAAGGAATTCTTCGTGTATGATATATTCATCCTTCATATCGATCCCCGCATCACGGAGGGACTTTTCGTACCCTAACAAACGTTCGACCGTCACAACAAGATCCAGGTCTCCCCCGATAAAGCCGATGCATTCATGCTTAAGCTCGAGGAGATAGTCCGTCACTTCTTTCGTTGCCCGGTAGTTATCATTATCCACATGTGTGATTTCTTCACAATACTTGTATGGCTTCCCGACGACGACAAAGGGGAAATCCCGATTCTTCAAATAGTTCATCACTTTATCTTCTACCTTTGAATATAACAGGATGATTCCGTCCACCCGTCCGCCCTGGACCATCTGGACGACTCCTTCAAAGATTTCCTCTTCCGATTGGCCGGTGGACATTTGAAGGGCATACTGTTTTTCCTGTGCCCCTTCACTTAACCCTCTTAAG
Coding sequences within it:
- a CDS encoding CoA-disulfide reductase, with protein sequence MKKKVIIIGAVGGGATTASQIRKLDSDIEIILLEKTSYLSYGACGMPYYLGDVIKERESLFAATPEQLHTKKNIDVRMHHEALKIDRGKKSLLIRNHDRNEDYDETYDYLVLATGASPFLPDIPGIDQIPSFHLRTVEDMDRIKQFLETSKPHSCTIIGGGFIGVEMAENFTHLGMKVTIVERSEHVISIIDEETATGLQNHITEKGVKLYTNDGLKEVLPENTLKLDSGETLQSDFILLSVGVKPRNELAKDAGLSIGESGGVVSNEFMQTADDSIYAVGDVVESIDFVDGTPKQVPLAWPAHRQAYIIAKHLSGDPIPFKGMLGTAIAKVFDLSIASTGLGEKDLKEKGYTYQTVVHEGKSHAGYYPGAHDVYVRVHFCPETGKIFGGNVVGGEGVDKQIDILATAIYGGLSVTDLQEIETCYAPPFSSPKGLLNMIGYKAAGLLKKK
- a CDS encoding SDR family oxidoreductase codes for the protein MSQQQQNQKQTFPPQHQDHQPGTVDEMNPQPIHTDQNYKGSGKLDGKVALITGGDSGIGRSVAWYFAREGAHVAVSYLDEHEDANKTKELVEAEGVRCILLPGDVGSSTFCKDIVSKTISEFGKLDILVNNAAEQHPQAGLTDISDEQLERTFKTNIFSMFYLTRAALPHLKKGASIINTASITAYKGNKDLIDYSSTKGAIVSFTRSLAENIAADGIRVNGVAPGPIWTPLIPSTFSSQKVSEFGANTPLGRAGQPFELAPAYVYLASDDSSYVSGQMIHVNGGTVING
- a CDS encoding LacI family DNA-binding transcriptional regulator — encoded protein: MAVTIKDVAKLANVAPSTVSRVIANNPRISEKTKQKVREAMEQLGYHPNFIARSLANQSTQVIGLVLPGSASAFSQNPFFPTVLRGLSEGAQEKQYALQMSTGQSEEEIFEGVVQMVQGGRVDGIILLYSKVEDKVMNYLKNRDFPFVVVGKPYKYCEEITHVDNDNYRATKEVTDYLLELKHECIGFIGGDLDLVVTVERLLGYEKSLRDAGIDMKDEYIIHEEFLREGGREAIKELMQLEDPPTALVVADDLMALGVLNTLDEMGIRVPEDISIVSFNNVLLAEMSRPPLTSVDINIYNLGNEAAKSLIQKIENPKEPIKRIIVPHHLVTRCTCGERKVKS